The Chionomys nivalis chromosome 4, mChiNiv1.1, whole genome shotgun sequence genome contains the following window.
accccacccccaccagtgaAGCGCCGAGATCGTGAGACCCTGGTGATCTCAGGGAGTGGTAAGAGGGCCAGACTGGGGTAATTGGGATGGGAGTACCCTGTGCTTGGGATGGTTGCTCTGCCCATgttagatagacagacagacagacagacagataaatgggAGTTCTGAACGTGGAGGAAATATAGAGGCCCTGTATTTGGGTGGTTGGGGGCTCTAGGCTTGGCGAGGAGATAGGGCCTAGCAGTGGAACTGGGTCCTGTACCAGGGTCACGGTCTCTAGGCGGGGAAGCACTGGCCCCCCAATGGGCTGCCCCAGCGTAGCAGTTACATTTCTCTCACAGGTGGTCGGACCATTGTACCCTCCGGGGGTAGTTCTGTGTCCAGTGGCTCATCAGTCAGCAGCACCTCCATGGACACACTCTATACTGGTTCCAGCCCCTCTGAGCTAGGTTCCAGCTGCTCTCCCACACCTCCACCCGTACCTCGCCGAAGTGCCCACACCACTGTGTCCCAGGCCCAGCCCTCTCCCTCCAAGGCACCGTCCCCTGAGCCCCCTGCAGAGGAGGTGGCAGCTGATACAAACTCAGCCACGGATGACCTGGAAGCTCTGGACGCCCTGAGCCTGGAGACCACAGAGGAGAAGCCAGCTGCTGAGGCAGCTGTGCCAAGGACCATTGGGGCGGAGCTGATGGAGCTTGTGCGGAGAAACACTGGTCTGAGCCATGAATTGTGTCGCGTGGCCATTGGTGTCGTGGTGGGTCACATACAGGCCACCGTACCAGCCAGCTCACCTGTCATGGAGCAGGTCCTCCTCTCGCTGGTAGAGGGCAAGGTGAGGGTGGGCAGTGTGGCCAAGGAGCCTTCCCAGCTTGCTAGTCCCACCCCGCTCCTGCCCCACACATTTGTTCAGGCTGTCATGACAGGTATCTGCTGAGCTCTGGCTCTGGGCTTTCATTTTGCTGGGtattaaggtcatttgagttgacccacaaaagagaaggaagaatattCTAGACAGAGGCTCAGCCTGGACAAGGACCGAGAGGCAGGACAGAGCTTGGCTCATAGGAAGGAGGAATTGGAAGACAGTGGCTGGTGGCTGGTGTGGCTGGATCACAGACAGTGTGGGAACAGGAGGTAGTGAGCACTCAGGAGCAGGTGAGCCTGAGGCAGGTGATAAGACCAGGATGAGGTGGGAATAGTGGAAGCTTCCTGCCGCCTGGAGGGGTTTACCGCTATCTGCTGGGCCTCCATCTGGGTGCAGGGAAAGAGTTGACACGGGACGTAGGTGAGAGCAATGCCTTGCCAGCTTTGGACGTGCAGAGAAAAGGGGCTTGGGGAGCTAGGTGCCAACCTGGATGGTAGTGACGGAGATGTGGGCGTTTCAAGATGGCTATGGTCCCATGACACAATTAGGACACTGGCgtagggtgtggtggcacacgcctttaatcccagcactcaagaggcagaggcaggctgatctcatgagttcaagaccagcttggtctacaaagtgagttccaggacaggacagccagggctatacagaaaaaccctgtcttggtggtggtggggggggggaggatgggCAGGGGAAGGCATGGGGGTAGTGAGTCCTGGCTACCTGATAGGGTTTGGATGGGTCAAAGGTAGCCTGTGACTTTCAATCAAAGGTGTTTCCTTAGACTCCACCTCTGGTTTTGGTTGGAGTGAGTAGAAGGCTGTAGACCAGTGGTATATAGGCCTGGGCTGGGTGTAGCAGCTCGTGTCAAATACAACAGGCCTGGTGTCAGGTGGAATGGGAATGAGGATTCTGAGTCACCTCCAAGGAGTGACAGGATCAATGCCCACTGCCTCAGGGGGAGAGTCAGGATGTTGGTGATTCCCACGGCTGTGTCTTAAACAGGATCCTGTACCAGGAGATCAAGTCTGGAGTTGACCTGCCCAGTGGGAACTTTCATGGGACCTCAGCTCAGAGATAGACCTTGGAGGCGTCCTGGAGCTGGTGATACACAGGAATCTTACTCAGCCACACTTTGCCCTGTTCCCCCAGGACCTGAGCACAGCCCTACCCTCAGGACAGGTCTGCCATGACCAGCAGAGACTTGAGGTGATCTTTGCGGACCTGGCTCGAAGGAAGGATGACGCCCAGCAGCGCAGCTGGGCGCTGTACGAGGATGAGGATGTCATCCGCTGCTATCTGGAAGAGCTGCTGCATATCCTGGTATGGGGGGACCAGTGGCTCCACCCTGTGCCATCCCTTGTTACTCCTTAGGTCTCTTCTGCCCACGCATGCTCGTCTCCTACTGGgtgactctctctcttcctcttccctacAGACTGATGCAGACCCCGAAGTTTGCAAAAAAATGTGCAAAAGGAATGAGTTTGAGTCTGTCCTGGCCTTGGTGGCCTATTACCAAATGGTACGTATGGGGCAAGGGAGTGGGCACAGAAGGATGCGGGCAGGAGTCAGGGCACTGAGCACACAGCTTCTTCTGCCAGGAACACCGAGCGTCACTGCGGCTGCTGCTCCTCAAGTGCTTCGGTGCCATGTGCAGCCTGGATGCGGCCATCATCTCCACACTGGTATCCTCCGTGCTGCCTGTGGAATTGGCACGAGACATGCAGACCGACACACAGGGTGAGCTGGGGCGGGGGCTGCTCACTGCCACTGGGAGAGTGTTCCCACCATCTGCTGGGAATGCCCagctctctggggcttgctgaccgcctactccctcctccccccctaGACCACCAGAAGCTCTGTTACTCGGCTCTCATCCTGGCCATGGTCTTCTCCATGGGAGAGGCGGTGCCCTATGCACACTACGGTAAGCATGCAGATTGCTGACCAACCAAAGCCAGAGGTGGGACCCACATAGGGCCCAAGGGCCCAGAGATCTGCTGTCTATGGCCTGACAAGAAGAGGGTGTTCCCAAGGCTCACAGAAAACCAAGGAGGCTGGATTGTGTGGGGAGGAAAAGTTAGGCCTGTAGATTTCTTTATGCTCCTTTTTCAGAACACCTGGGCACGCCCTTTGCCCAGTTCCTGCTAAGCATCGTTGAGGACGGCCTTCCATTGGACACCACAGAGCAGCTGCCAGACCTCTGCATGAACCTGCTTCTGGCTCTCAACCTGCACCTGACGGGTGGGGTGAGACCCATCTGGAGGGTGGCCAACCAAAGCGGGACTCTGTGGGCTCTGCACCCACACTCTTACCTCGTGTTCATCCATGTCCTTCCTCAGCTCCTGACCAGAATGTCATCATGACCGCCTTGAGCAAACACACCAATGTTAAGATCTTCTCTGAGAAGCTGCTTTTGCTTCTGAACAGAGGGGGTGAGAGCCTAGAAGCCTGCATGGGTAGCACTTCAGTGCCCTGTGACTCCGTCAcctccctgccttgacttccctagtCCTCCAGGGTGACTCCGGGACCCCAAGTGGGGTCTCCGTTACTCCTGTGAACTTTTGCCTTCTAGATGATCCTGTCCGTATCTTCAAGCACGAGCCACAGCCACCACACGCGGTCCTCAAGTTCCTGCAGGACGTGTTCAGCAGCCCCGCCACCGCCTCCATCTTCTACCACACAGACATGATGGCACTTATTGACATCACTGTGCGGCAGATTGCGGACCTGTCACCTGGAGACAAGGTGCCTGCAGGTTGCTGCAGTGGGGATGGGAGCTGAATGACAACCAGAATGGGGTGCATGTGACATTGAGTGGAGATGAGGGGGCAGGACGGCTGCTACCAGTGCCAGGCCAAGTGCCAGTGGAAGGCTGCCCAGAGACCAAGACAGGTATGTCAGAATCCATGGCAACTGTGTGGCAGCTGGAGCAGGACGCTGGAGAGAGTTGGGGTGGGGGAATTGAGGAAATGGGGTTTTTGCAGAGCCTTGGAGGCTGCAGCTGTGTCTTAGGATTGCTCCTCAGAAGAGGAAGTAACTCACTGCCTTCCTGAGTGAGGGCTGATTGGAAGGCAGGAAGCCCGTGGCGTGAGTGGGTGGCGAGAGGACATTTGGGTGGTGAAATAGGTCAGGTTGGGCTGTGCTGGTTGTGGGCCCAGCAGACCTTGCTCCTGGATTAGTTTTGAGCAGCTAGGTGTAAGGAATGCCAGTGATTAGTGGAGGAGGCCCGAGGACTTTCTGGGAGAAGCATCGAGTTGTGTTTCGAATGGGTTATGATTGAGGACAAGGGCTGGgggatagctcagttgatagagggCTTGCTTTACATCCATGAGgccctggcttcaatccccagaactgaaaaaaataaaatatttaggagaCACCTGCAAGATGTTCAAGCGCCAGGTCACCAGGGAGGCTGTGGGTGAGTTGGGACTAGAGACCTATGGGAGTTGTCTGTTTAGACATGTGACAAAGCTTCCGAGAGAGTGTGGCCACCAGGAAATTAGACAGATGCAGTCAGCAAGACACAAGAAGTTCAGCTAAGGAGAAACCCAGGAGCCAAACCAGGCGAGCAGGAGCAATCCACAGATCAGTGTTTCGAGCGGGAGAGGATGGCAAAAAGGTAGCCTTTGCATTTGCCACGTGGAGAGCGGTGTGACAAGCTGGCCCTGCCAGTACCACTGGAGGATCGAGTCTGAATGGAAAGTTTGGGAAATTTTGAAGTTACTCGGGGAGTGGAAATGAGGAAGGACTTGGAAGGAAGCAGTCAATGAAGGGAACCATTTTCTGTCCAGGGAGACAGACAAATGGAGGCAGGCGCTCAAAGGAAACAACATGGGGTCAGAGAGGGTCTTGTAAAGGTGGGGGGTGCTGGTCCATGCTCTGACCAGAGGGAGTTCTCCAGGGAGCATAGAGAAATGAAGCAcgaaatggagagagaggaccACGGCAGGAGGTGAGCAGCGGAGGCAGGGCACACACGGTGGTGGGCCCCACTGATGGTTCTAGTGAAGACAGGTGGTCCTGAGAGCTGAGGACAAGGACGTCGGAAAGCACAAGACCACCTGAGGTTCCAAAGCCCTAGAAAATAGGCAGTCGTACTGTCAGGACAACACAGCAGAGAAAATCAGTGGGATTGGATACAGAGGGGTCGGGGCACATGCATTGGGGCCTGAACTTTTGGATCAAAGCAGTGTTTCTTTCCTGGAGTAAAGGGCATGGGAAGGAAGCCCTTCACCTTGGAGACGTTGGGGAAGACGAGGCTGGTGGTGGATGTGTGGTTCTGCCTGTCTGAGATAGGCGGGAGATAACAAGCAGGCAATTGACTGTTCCTGTTGGATGCTCACAGGACAGGTCTGCATGAGCTGTGTGAGAGTAAATTGCTGTTTGAAGTCGTGGGTGTAGTTAGGATCTTCTGGagcaagagacaggaagaagccAAGGATTCTGACTGACATACATGAAATCTAGGGGACCTAGCACCATAGGACTGGCAGGACTTCCCAGGACAGCCATATTCTGGGACTCTGTGGCTGGactaattcattcattcactcaacagCTCTGAGGGCCGTTTTGTGTTGACTGCATTCTGGGTCCTAGAGATGCAGTTCTGGTATTTGAGAAGTGAAGCTGGTTTGTAGTCGTGTGTCCATGGGACAGAAGTGGCCAGTCCCTCCCTGAGAGCGATTGCAGTACTTCTCTGGGGTCTCTGAGCCAACCTGCTCTTCCCACAGCTGCGCATGGAGTACCTGTCCCTGATGCATGCAGTGGTTCGCTCCACATCCTACCTGCAACACCGCCACCGGCTGTCAGACCTGCAGGCTACACTGCGGCGCATCCTGGCTGAGGAAGAGGCCTCACCCCAGTGCCAGATGGACCACATGATTGTCCAGGAGATGTACAAGGAATTCCCAGAGctgggagaggtccccagctagcatttcttttttctcccttctctgcagCCCAGGACAGGGTGCAGGGAACGCGGGGGCTTTGTTCTAAGAATGTTCTGCACAGACTTTATGAGGGGATAAAGAATTCG
Protein-coding sequences here:
- the Nckipsd gene encoding NCK-interacting protein with SH3 domain, with product MYRALYAFRSAEPNAMAFAAGETFLVLERSSTHWWLAARARSGETGYVPPAYLHRLQGMEQDVLQAIDRAIEAVHNTAMRDGGKYSLQQRGVLQKLIHHRKETLSRRGPSASSASVMTSSTSDHHLDSAASRQPNGMCRTGFERQHSLPSSEHLGTDGALYQVPPQPRRATPTTPPPPVKRRDRETLVISGSGGRTIVPSGGSSVSSGSSVSSTSMDTLYTGSSPSELGSSCSPTPPPVPRRSAHTTVSQAQPSPSKAPSPEPPAEEVAADTNSATDDLEALDALSLETTEEKPAAEAAVPRTIGAELMELVRRNTGLSHELCRVAIGVVVGHIQATVPASSPVMEQVLLSLVEGKDLSTALPSGQVCHDQQRLEVIFADLARRKDDAQQRSWALYEDEDVIRCYLEELLHILTDADPEVCKKMCKRNEFESVLALVAYYQMEHRASLRLLLLKCFGAMCSLDAAIISTLVSSVLPVELARDMQTDTQDHQKLCYSALILAMVFSMGEAVPYAHYEHLGTPFAQFLLSIVEDGLPLDTTEQLPDLCMNLLLALNLHLTAPDQNVIMTALSKHTNVKIFSEKLLLLLNRGDDPVRIFKHEPQPPHAVLKFLQDVFSSPATASIFYHTDMMALIDITVRQIADLSPGDKLRMEYLSLMHAVVRSTSYLQHRHRLSDLQATLRRILAEEEASPQCQMDHMIVQEMYKEFPELGEVPS